TCTCGCCGGAGGGTGCTTCTGGTGCACCGAAGCGGTGCTCAAGGACGTACGCGGCGTGCAGAAGGTAGAAAGTGGCTACATTGGCGGCCACACCCCTAACCCCGATTACCGCAGTGTGTGCAGCGGCCAGACCGGCCACGCCGAGGCGGTGCGCATCACCTTTGACCCGGCGCAGGTGAGCTTCAAGGATCTGCTGGGCCTGTTTTTCGCCACCCACGACCCCACCACCCTCAACCGCCAGGGCGCGGATGTGGGCACCCAGTACCGCAGCGCCGTGTTTCCCCTCAGTGCTGAGCAGGAAACCCAGACGCGCGAGGTGATCGAAGACCTGACCCGCCAGGACGTGTTCGGCCGCCCCATCGTGACCACCATTGAGCCCGCCAGCACCTTCCATGTGGCCGAGGACTACCACCAGGACTACTACGCCAACAACCCGCGCCAGCCGTACTGTATGGCCGTGATTGCCCCCAAGGTCGCCAAGATGCGGCAGTACTACGCCGACCGGCTCAAGGGTTAAGGAGCCCAAACGCTGAGGGGGCGCCGGGCCAGCATAGAGGCCCGCGCCCCCTCTCCTCTAAGGCGACCAACCTCTGGCCCGCTTCAGCCCAGCTTTTTCAGCCGGCCTTCCAGATCGCGGCGGGTGCGCTCGGCCACGGGGAAGGCCAGCCACGCCTCCAGGCCCTCGCGGGTTAGGGCGGGCTCGCCCACGTACACGTCAAACAGTTCGCCCACGGTGGGGGCCACTGGGTCGCCGGGGAGGTGCGTGACGGGGTCGCCCGCGCCCACCGTGCCCTCGGTCAGCACGCGCAGATACAGCCCGGGGCGGCGCATGCGGGCAAAGCGTTTCACGAAGGACCCCTCGCGCACATGCGCCGCCAGCGTGCCGCAGGGAATGCGCGGCGCCGTGACTTCCAGCACCACCTCGCCCGCCGCGCCGTGGACCGTCAGGCGGTCACCCACACGCACCTCGGCCGAGGAGAGCCCACTGAGGGTGAGGTTCTCGCCAAAGAGCCCCGGGCGCGCGGGGGCAGCGAGTTCGGCGGCCCAGGCGGCGTAGTCGGGCATGGTGTAGGCGTACACCGCCTGATCCGGGCCGCCGTGGTGCTTGCGGTTGAGCACGTGGTCGCCGTCCAGCCCGGCGCGCGTCACGCGCACGTGGCCCGGCAGGGGGTGCTTGTCGATGCCCGTGACGGTGGCGCGCCCGCCCACCTTCAGCGCGGTGGGCTGACCGACGCACACCGCCGTAACCCGGAGTTCGTTCATGCCCCTCAGACTAGCAAAGCCCACCGCGCTGGGGCGCAGCGTGACCGCCGTCCTGGCCGCCCTGGGGGCCACTGTGCTGAAATACCGGGCGTGAGCAAGCCTGCCCGCCCCGCCCCCGCTGGTCCCCAGCCGCCGACCCCTGAACAGGTGGCCCCCGAGCAGCTGGCCCAGGGCCGCACCCTGACCCTGGCCACGCTGTGGGCGCTGTTTCTGCTGACGGTGCTGCCCTTCGTGGCGGGGCTGGTGCAGGGGCAGACGGAAGGGGCCCTGCGGCAGAGCCTGTACGCGCTCGCCACCGCCTTTCTGCTGGGCATGGTGTGGCGCGGCAGCACCTGGGCGTGGCGCCTGACGGTGAGTTTTGGCATGGTGGCCGGGCTGCTGGTCTTTGTGGTGGGCATGCTGGCGGGCGGCGCGTCGTGGCGCGGCTGGATGGTCAGTGTGGCGGGCCTGGGCTATCTGGTCCTGGCCACGGCGCTGGTCGGCACGCCCAGCATTCGCGCGTTCCTGGACAGCCGTTGGGCAGCGCGGCGGCGGCCATGAGCGGCGAGCGTCGCTTTACCGTGCAGGGGACGAACAACGCCTTTACCTGTGGCCACTGCGGCGCGCAGGTGCAGCCGTTGCAGAACGGCAGCGTGCGCAACCACTGCCCCCAGTGCCTGCACAGCAAACATGTGGACCTTCTCCCCGGTGACCGCGCGTGCGACTGCCACGGCCTGATGCGCCCGGTGGGTGTGGAACAGAGTGGAAAGAAGGGCTGGGTGCTGCTGCACCGCTGCCAGACGTGTGGCTTTCAGGGCCGCAACCGCGCGGCGCTGGACGACCCCGCGCAGCCTGACAGCTGGGACGCCATCGTGGCCCTGAGCGCCCGCAGCGGGCAAGGGTAGCAGGCGGCGAACCGGGTGTTCAACAGCGCCTGCTGCACGTCCTACATGGACGTTCCGGGCGTAGACCGCTTCAAGAGGGGCTGGGCAGCTGTAGCGGGTTTGCAGGATTGCCCCCTTCTTTTGCGCCGCTCTGCCAGGCGGCTCGCCTGTACTGTGGCCGGGGAGGTGGACAGCAGTGACTTTTCTGGCTGATCTCCCAGAGTTCGGCACCTCCACCCAGCGCATGATGAATTTGGTAGGTCGGTGGGCCTGGGATGCCATCGACCCTTGATCTGGTCGTCACTTGCCGCTACCCGGCAGTACGGTGGACATGCTGCGGCAGGCACGGTCAGCGAGGTTGGTTGTACCGGAGTGGGAAGGGAGAAATAGCCTTAAGGGCCCGCCCCACACTCGCAGAAAGTCCGTTGGTACGCAGGTTGCTCCACTCGCTCGTTCCTCGATTTCACAGCCCCACCTCAGAACAAGAAAAGCTCCGCTTTGGACGGAGCTTCTTTCTTCTGGTGCCGGTGAGGGGACTCGAACCCC
This genomic stretch from Deinococcus aquaedulcis harbors:
- a CDS encoding MOSC domain-containing protein; this encodes MNELRVTAVCVGQPTALKVGGRATVTGIDKHPLPGHVRVTRAGLDGDHVLNRKHHGGPDQAVYAYTMPDYAAWAAELAAPARPGLFGENLTLSGLSSAEVRVGDRLTVHGAAGEVVLEVTAPRIPCGTLAAHVREGSFVKRFARMRRPGLYLRVLTEGTVGAGDPVTHLPGDPVAPTVGELFDVYVGEPALTREGLEAWLAFPVAERTRRDLEGRLKKLG
- the msrA gene encoding peptide-methionine (S)-S-oxide reductase MsrA, which encodes MTTPSSPTQQAILAGGCFWCTEAVLKDVRGVQKVESGYIGGHTPNPDYRSVCSGQTGHAEAVRITFDPAQVSFKDLLGLFFATHDPTTLNRQGADVGTQYRSAVFPLSAEQETQTREVIEDLTRQDVFGRPIVTTIEPASTFHVAEDYHQDYYANNPRQPYCMAVIAPKVAKMRQYYADRLKG
- a CDS encoding RNHCP domain-containing protein encodes the protein MSGERRFTVQGTNNAFTCGHCGAQVQPLQNGSVRNHCPQCLHSKHVDLLPGDRACDCHGLMRPVGVEQSGKKGWVLLHRCQTCGFQGRNRAALDDPAQPDSWDAIVALSARSGQG